The Alysiella filiformis sequence GCAAAAACCCCATGGCTTTGTGGTAATTCATCAGGCTGAAATATTCTTCGTTCATGTTCCAAGCCACTGCGGTGCCAAGCATAAATGTGAAACACAATGCCATTAACCAATGTAAAGCGCGGCTGATTGTGCCGTAATATTGGGCGTTATCCGATTTCATGATGAGGGTTCCTTGTGAATTTTATTGATAAAAAATAATTAATTATACGCATTTGTGTGTAAAGAAAATGAGCTTAAATTGTAAAAGACTTGAAATTTTCCAACAAACCTTTATAATGCAAAGTAAGTAGCGGGTTGCCTCGCATGGCGATTTTGGGCAACGGGTCAGGGGCGGAAGTCAGCAGCCCACCTGAAAAAGCCAGTGCCGAGATTACAGCTCGCTACCCCCATTTTTAAAGCAATTTTTGCTTAAACATGATGATTTCCTTTTTTTGGTTGATATTATGAAATCCTGTTTCTTGAATTGGAAACAGGATTTTGTTTATTGGGCAGCCCGAACCGCTCCACATTCGCCAGCTTAAAGCCAGATTGGCTCGTTTGGAGGCTTTGAAAGTGTTGTTATCATTGCACCAAATGATTGCGGCTTTGGAACAAAATATTGCCGACTCGCAAAACGATGAAAGCGGCAAACAACCTGAAAAGGGCTGTTTAATGGGTATGAATGGGTCAAGTTTGGGTAGATATTGCCATTTTTATTGAAAACCCCAAAGCAGTTGCATTGCTTTGGGGTTTCACAAAGGCTTCAGGCTGAAAAATGCCATGTATGGATAACATAGCTATGCGTAGGTCGGCTCTCCGAGCCGACCTACGCTTGCTTGTTGCCCACGCGGTGTGTGTTTTGCCATCAATTTGATTTTGATATTCCACTGACCCAAAGCTCTGTTTCAGGTAGCCTAAAATCAAATATTTCACGTTAAAACATGGATTTGTGGTGCATTATCAAACCGCGTGGGCAACAAGTTGCCCACCCACTCTTGCTTTCAGGCTGCCTGAAAAACAAAATGTGGTTTAGGGATAAAATGCGTGGGTGCAAGCACCCACCCTACGCTTGCTTGTGGAGGCAAGTACCCATCCTATGCTTGCTCATTTTTTACCTAGTTGCTCAATAACCTTACCCAAAATCTCGGGGACTTTATCAGTTTCGTTTTCTTTATCGTTATTGCCAGTTTGTGAATCAGGTGGCTGCATAGAAATGAGACTATCTCTAATTTGTGTAAAAGTATCTACAACATATTTTGATGAGTCTTCGTCTGTGGATAAACTAGCTGCAACATGTTGTGAAGCTTCTAATAATCCGCTGAATACTTCTGTACGATACTTCATATTTGAAAAATATCGTATTTCACTTAACAAAGCCTTCTGATGCCTAAGTAACATTGTAGCAAGTAAGATTAATGTAATAACCGGAAATGTATAAAAGGCAATATGCCAATTATTATCTGGAAAATCTTTCGTTATCCATAAGTAAATTGGTATTACCATAAGTAAGAAAAAATTAATAATAATGACTACTTTTGCCATCATCCCAAATTCTTTTGCAGATTTACTACTATTATCTAAATGTGTTGTAATATTTGCTAACGATTCAGATAACGAGTCCTTTGCTTTGTCAATATTGTAGTGAGTATCAAATCTATGTTGTGCTCTTGCTAATTCATATTCAGTATCAGCGAGTTTTTTCTCTAATTCTTTTTTAGATTCAGGATTATCATTATTTTCTAATTTTTCTTTTAGCTCTGAAATTTCATCTTGATGTTGTTGAATATCGCGAGCATGTTCAAGTATTTTTTCTGATAAACCAATATTTTCATAAAAAGTTGCTCCTTTACTATAAGTACCTCTTAAATCTGTACTGGTTAAATTTGCATGACTAAAGTCAGCACGTCTCAAATATGAGCCACGCAAATCAGCATTACTCAAATCAGCATACTTTAAGTCAGCTCCGCGTAAATCTGCACCTTTTAAACTCGCCTTTTGTAAATTTGCATACTGGAGGTGTGAACCTGTAAAATCAGCCTGTATAAGAATAGATTCAGCAAGTACTGCTTTAGTTAAATTTGCTCTTATTAATTTTGATTTTCTTAAATCACTTCTACTTAAATTAATTCCTGTTAAATTGTAATTTTGAAAATCAAGATTCCTTAAAATGAGATTCGATAAATTAGCAGGTTTTCCTTCCTTATTTTGGCTTTCTACCCATTTTTCATGTTGTCCTAAAATATTGTCAAGGTCTTCTTGCGTTAAAGAATTATCACTATTAATATTACTAATCTCGTTATTAGCATCGTTTTGACTTGAAATTCTATTTTTAATCGTTAAATCATATTTCTCAACAGCATCTAAATTATTATTGGATTTTTCATTACCATTTAAAGAATCACCCGAATTTATACTATTATCTTTAATTTCTTGTTTTATTGATTTATTCTCATCATCTAAGTTTGTACTACCTTCAGAGTGTCCCTCCACTAGAATACTCTTTTTATCTTTAGTATCATCTTTCATGATGTTAAACCTCCAAAACTTGTTTTAAATACTTACCAGTATGACTTTCCTTGCATTTTACCACCTGTTCAGGGCTGCCTGAAACCAAAATCGTCCCGCCACCTGCACCACCTTCCAGCCCCAAATCCACAATCCAATCCGCCGTTTTAATCACATCTAAATTATGCTCAATAATCACAATGGAATTGCCTTTGCCTTTCAATCGCTGTATCACTTCCAGCAATAAGGCGATGTCGGCAAAATGCAAACCTGTGGTCGGTTCGTCCAAAATATACAAAGTGCGCCCTGTGTCGCGTTTGGACAATTCCAATGCCAATTTCACGCGCTGTGCCTCGCCACCCGATAAGGTCGTGGCGGATTGCCCCAAACGAATGTAGCCCAAACCCACGTCCATCAGCGTTTGCAATTTGCGCGACACGGTCGGCACGGCATCAAAAAATTCACGCGCCTCTTCTACGGTTAAGTCCAAGACTTCGCTGATGTTTTTGCC is a genomic window containing:
- a CDS encoding pentapeptide repeat-containing protein produces the protein MKDDTKDKKSILVEGHSEGSTNLDDENKSIKQEIKDNSINSGDSLNGNEKSNNNLDAVEKYDLTIKNRISSQNDANNEISNINSDNSLTQEDLDNILGQHEKWVESQNKEGKPANLSNLILRNLDFQNYNLTGINLSRSDLRKSKLIRANLTKAVLAESILIQADFTGSHLQYANLQKASLKGADLRGADLKYADLSNADLRGSYLRRADFSHANLTSTDLRGTYSKGATFYENIGLSEKILEHARDIQQHQDEISELKEKLENNDNPESKKELEKKLADTEYELARAQHRFDTHYNIDKAKDSLSESLANITTHLDNSSKSAKEFGMMAKVVIIINFFLLMVIPIYLWITKDFPDNNWHIAFYTFPVITLILLATMLLRHQKALLSEIRYFSNMKYRTEVFSGLLEASQHVAASLSTDEDSSKYVVDTFTQIRDSLISMQPPDSQTGNNDKENETDKVPEILGKVIEQLGKK